A stretch of Geomonas oryzisoli DNA encodes these proteins:
- a CDS encoding nucleotidyltransferase family protein, protein MKPLNEIKEIIRDHKTELAEEYGVAEIGVFGSVVRGEAREDSDVDVLVDFSRPIGLMKFMRLEYHLEELFGGTKVDLVSRKALKPYIGRVILREVQYVLPQGYQRLPGRHE, encoded by the coding sequence GTGAAACCTCTGAACGAGATCAAAGAGATCATCCGGGACCACAAGACCGAGCTTGCCGAGGAGTACGGCGTCGCCGAAATCGGTGTTTTCGGCTCGGTGGTCAGGGGCGAAGCCCGCGAGGACAGCGACGTCGATGTCCTCGTCGACTTCAGCCGCCCTATCGGGCTGATGAAGTTCATGAGGCTCGAGTACCACCTCGAAGAGTTGTTCGGCGGCACGAAGGTGGACCTCGTTTCGCGTAAAGCCCTCAAGCCGTATATCGGCAGGGTCATCCTCCGAGAAGTCCAGTATGTCTTGCCCCAGGGATATCAGAGACTACCTGGTCGACATGAGTGA
- a CDS encoding regulatory protein RecX, whose translation MQRGTAYDCCLRVLTLRDHSEGELRKKLSGKGYQEGEIEESVARMKELGYLDDLRFARSFASSALRNGKGVGPRLKLELTRRGIAGSIVNQVLDELAQEYSEAELLAQLVERRYPGFDAASATDKEKRRIVGYLQRKGFSLSAIFRELKAHED comes from the coding sequence GTGCAGCGCGGTACGGCCTACGACTGCTGCCTGCGCGTGCTCACCCTGCGCGACCACTCGGAAGGGGAGCTCAGAAAGAAGCTTTCCGGCAAGGGGTACCAGGAAGGGGAGATCGAAGAGAGCGTCGCCCGGATGAAAGAGCTGGGCTATCTCGACGACCTGCGCTTCGCACGCAGTTTCGCCTCTTCCGCGCTGAGAAACGGCAAGGGGGTCGGGCCGAGGCTGAAGCTGGAGCTTACCCGCCGAGGTATCGCGGGCTCCATCGTGAACCAGGTGCTGGACGAACTGGCCCAGGAGTACAGCGAGGCCGAGTTGCTGGCGCAGCTGGTGGAGCGGCGCTATCCGGGTTTCGATGCGGCCAGCGCAACCGACAAGGAGAAGCGACGCATCGTCGGGTACCTGCAGAGGAAGGGTTTTTCACTCTCCGCCATCTTCCGGGAGTTGAAGGCGCACGAGGATTAA
- a CDS encoding NUDIX domain-containing protein, producing MEQNGFKASHIVTSVVAVIIDTDGRVLLTKRNIPPFQGEWVMPGGKIDLGEPIVAALKREVWEEVGLEVEVGELIDVFEHVTPGEDNYHFIIIYYRCTPLYCDVNHNKDEVAEARWVEPAELERYKIPAGARFILSKIFETN from the coding sequence ATGGAGCAAAACGGTTTCAAGGCCAGCCACATAGTCACTTCGGTGGTCGCCGTGATCATCGATACCGATGGCAGGGTGCTCCTCACCAAGAGGAACATCCCCCCGTTTCAGGGGGAATGGGTGATGCCGGGGGGGAAGATCGACCTGGGCGAGCCCATCGTGGCGGCGCTCAAGCGCGAGGTCTGGGAAGAGGTCGGCCTCGAAGTGGAAGTGGGCGAGTTGATCGACGTCTTTGAGCACGTGACGCCGGGCGAGGACAACTACCACTTCATCATCATCTACTACCGCTGCACGCCGCTTTACTGCGACGTGAACCACAACAAGGACGAAGTGGCTGAGGCCCGCTGGGTCGAGCCGGCCGAGTTGGAGAGGTACAAGATCCCGGCCGGCGCCCGCTTCATCCTGAGTAAGATCTTTGAAACCAATTGA
- a CDS encoding HepT-like ribonuclease domain-containing protein: MRKSGADTPAFPWRMIAGMRDKLIHEYFGIALEIVWSAVQEDLPELQKDLLPVLEELVQNNA; the protein is encoded by the coding sequence ATGAGGAAATCCGGAGCAGATACCCCGGCGTTCCCCTGGCGCATGATTGCCGGAATGCGGGACAAACTCATACATGAATACTTCGGCATCGCTCTGGAAATCGTCTGGAGCGCCGTACAAGAAGATCTGCCTGAATTGCAAAAGGACCTGCTGCCTGTCCTGGAAGAACTAGTACAAAACAACGCATAA
- the argB gene encoding acetylglutamate kinase: MQHLIEKASTLMEALPYIRRFSGKTIVIKYGGHAMAEEKLRKSFALDIILLKYIGINTVVVHGGGPQINETLKRYGIVSEFVKGMRVTDAETMGVVEMVLTGQVNREVVGYINQHGGRAAGLSGKDGSLLLCEKLLQEVRREDGGVEMVDIGFVGDVVEVNPAILQALEKGGFIPVIAPVGVGRDGQSYNINADVVAGKVAAALGAEKLILLTDVSGVKDKQGELLSSIPLADVPALIDNGTVTGGMIPKVTCCTDALAAGVKKAHIVDGRIEHAILLEIFTNVGIGTEIQA; encoded by the coding sequence ATGCAGCATCTCATAGAAAAAGCCAGCACTCTCATGGAGGCCCTTCCCTATATCAGACGCTTCTCGGGGAAGACCATCGTCATCAAGTACGGCGGCCACGCCATGGCAGAAGAAAAGCTGAGAAAGTCTTTTGCCCTTGATATCATCCTGCTCAAATACATCGGCATCAACACCGTGGTAGTGCACGGCGGCGGCCCGCAGATCAACGAGACACTGAAGCGCTACGGTATAGTGTCCGAGTTCGTGAAAGGGATGCGCGTCACCGATGCGGAAACCATGGGTGTCGTCGAAATGGTGCTTACCGGCCAGGTGAACCGCGAGGTGGTCGGCTACATCAACCAGCACGGCGGCCGTGCCGCCGGCCTTTCCGGCAAGGACGGGAGTCTCCTGCTCTGCGAGAAACTGCTCCAGGAAGTCCGACGAGAGGACGGCGGGGTCGAGATGGTCGACATCGGCTTCGTGGGCGATGTCGTCGAAGTGAACCCCGCCATTTTGCAGGCATTGGAGAAGGGTGGTTTCATCCCGGTGATCGCGCCGGTAGGCGTGGGACGTGACGGGCAGAGCTACAACATCAACGCGGACGTGGTGGCCGGCAAGGTTGCCGCGGCGCTGGGCGCGGAGAAGCTGATCCTTTTGACCGACGTCTCCGGCGTGAAGGACAAGCAAGGGGAGCTTCTTTCCAGCATCCCGCTCGCCGATGTCCCCGCCTTGATCGACAACGGCACCGTCACCGGCGGCATGATCCCGAAAGTGACCTGCTGCACCGACGCGCTCGCTGCCGGTGTCAAGAAGGCCCACATCGTCGACGGCCGCATCGAGCACGCCATCCTTCTGGAGATCTTCACCAACGTGGGGATTGGGACGGAGATACAGGCCTAA
- a CDS encoding argininosuccinate synthase — translation MAKKEVKKIVLAYSGGLDTSIILKWLKNEYGCEVVTFSADLGQGDELEPVREKAFKTGADKVYIDDLREEFVRDFVYPMFRANAIYEGSYLLGTSIARPLIAKRQMEIAKIEGCDAVSHGATGKGNDQVRFELAYYHFNPAITVVAPWREWKLNSRQALINYAKRNDIPIPITKKRPWSSDRNLLHISFEGGILEDTWLEPPENMFVLTKAPEKAPNKPQYVEIEFEKGNAVAVDGVRMTPAQLLAHLNTIGGEHGIGRVDLLENRSVGMKSRGVYETPGGTILREAHMAVEQITMDREVMHLRDSLIPRYAEMIYNGYWFSPEREMMQCLIDDSQKTVNGVARLKLYKGHVRTVGRKSESDSLFNLDFATFEKDQVYNQADAEGFIKLNSLRLRIRSLMLANKNK, via the coding sequence ATGGCAAAGAAAGAAGTGAAAAAGATCGTCCTCGCCTACTCGGGCGGGCTTGACACCTCCATCATCCTCAAGTGGCTCAAAAACGAGTACGGCTGCGAGGTGGTGACGTTCTCCGCAGATTTAGGCCAGGGCGACGAGCTGGAGCCGGTGCGCGAGAAGGCATTCAAGACGGGCGCCGACAAGGTGTACATCGACGACCTGCGCGAAGAGTTCGTGCGCGACTTCGTGTACCCGATGTTCCGCGCCAACGCGATCTACGAGGGCTCCTACCTGCTGGGCACTTCCATCGCGCGCCCGCTGATCGCCAAGCGCCAGATGGAAATCGCCAAGATCGAAGGGTGCGACGCGGTCTCCCACGGCGCCACCGGCAAGGGCAACGACCAGGTCCGCTTCGAGCTGGCCTACTACCACTTCAACCCGGCCATCACCGTCGTCGCACCGTGGAGGGAGTGGAAACTCAACTCCCGCCAGGCGCTCATCAACTACGCCAAGCGCAACGACATCCCGATCCCGATCACCAAGAAGCGCCCCTGGTCTTCCGACCGCAACCTGCTGCACATCTCCTTCGAAGGGGGCATCCTGGAGGACACCTGGCTCGAGCCGCCCGAGAACATGTTCGTGCTCACCAAGGCTCCGGAAAAGGCGCCCAACAAGCCGCAGTACGTCGAGATCGAGTTCGAGAAGGGTAACGCGGTAGCCGTCGACGGCGTGCGCATGACCCCGGCGCAGCTGCTCGCGCACCTGAACACCATCGGCGGCGAGCACGGCATCGGCCGCGTCGACCTCCTGGAGAACCGCTCGGTCGGCATGAAGTCCCGCGGCGTGTACGAGACCCCGGGCGGCACCATCCTGCGCGAAGCCCACATGGCGGTCGAGCAGATCACCATGGACCGCGAAGTCATGCACCTGCGTGACTCCCTGATCCCGCGCTACGCGGAGATGATCTACAACGGCTACTGGTTCTCCCCGGAGCGCGAGATGATGCAGTGCCTGATCGACGACTCCCAGAAGACCGTGAACGGCGTCGCCCGTCTCAAGCTCTACAAAGGGCACGTGCGCACCGTGGGCCGCAAGTCCGAGAGCGACTCCCTGTTCAACCTCGACTTCGCGACCTTCGAGAAGGACCAGGTCTACAACCAGGCGGACGCCGAAGGCTTCATCAAGCTGAACTCGCTGAGGCTCAGGATCCGTTCCCTGATGTTGGCCAACAAGAACAAGTAG
- a CDS encoding hybrid sensor histidine kinase/response regulator, with product MLELTAQHSQELLQDREKKTILIVDDEGVIRDLCRRVLNDYHIVEAEDGQEAYEIFLRGGIDVILTDVMMPRMDGIELLKKLKEREPTMVVIIMTGFADKDLILKALKADADDFITKPLNLLQLKSAISKALVKKALKEEIANLRNLDRFKTVFLSLISHKFRTPITSISLFLQNLASGIIDPSDEGAKEHIKLIYNEACYLGNLVTDLLTFSSVMDSGAGLHLEPCTLNLLLPKLLQEAQEVADRPGVTAHITQDTVPELMLDRDKVCFAVRQVIDNAIKFSKETGVVCVTLRNLEDQCEITVQDDGIGIPTEQLPKLFEKFYQVDAEHTGQVRGFGLGLFYVREFIRMHGGTVSIDSEENVGTRVVITLPNKASQSP from the coding sequence ATGCTCGAATTGACCGCCCAGCACAGCCAGGAACTCCTACAGGACAGGGAAAAGAAAACCATCCTCATCGTCGACGATGAAGGGGTGATCCGCGACCTGTGCAGGCGGGTTCTCAACGACTACCACATCGTGGAGGCGGAGGACGGGCAGGAGGCGTACGAGATCTTCCTGCGCGGCGGCATCGACGTCATCCTCACCGACGTCATGATGCCCCGGATGGACGGCATCGAGCTCCTGAAGAAACTGAAAGAGCGCGAACCGACCATGGTGGTCATCATCATGACCGGCTTCGCCGACAAGGACCTGATCCTCAAGGCCCTGAAGGCCGACGCGGACGACTTCATCACCAAGCCGCTCAACCTCCTGCAGCTGAAGAGCGCCATCAGCAAGGCGCTGGTGAAAAAGGCGCTCAAGGAAGAGATCGCCAACCTGAGGAACCTGGACCGCTTCAAGACGGTGTTCCTGTCGCTCATCTCCCACAAGTTCCGCACCCCCATCACCTCGATTTCCCTGTTCCTGCAGAACCTCGCCTCCGGAATCATCGACCCGTCCGACGAGGGTGCCAAGGAACACATCAAGCTGATCTACAACGAGGCGTGCTACCTGGGCAACCTGGTCACCGACCTGCTCACCTTCTCCTCGGTCATGGACAGCGGCGCCGGGCTGCACCTGGAACCCTGCACCCTCAACCTGCTGCTCCCCAAGCTCCTGCAGGAGGCCCAGGAAGTCGCCGACCGCCCCGGAGTCACCGCCCACATCACCCAGGACACCGTTCCGGAGCTGATGCTGGACCGCGACAAGGTCTGCTTCGCCGTGCGCCAGGTGATCGACAACGCCATCAAGTTCTCCAAGGAAACCGGCGTGGTCTGCGTCACGTTGAGAAACCTTGAGGACCAGTGCGAGATCACGGTCCAGGACGACGGCATCGGCATCCCGACGGAGCAGCTCCCCAAGCTGTTCGAGAAGTTCTACCAGGTCGACGCCGAACATACCGGCCAGGTGCGTGGCTTCGGGCTCGGCCTGTTCTACGTGCGCGAGTTCATCCGGATGCACGGCGGTACCGTGAGCATCGACAGCGAGGAAAACGTCGGCACCCGCGTCGTCATCACACTCCCCAACAAAGCCAGCCAAAGCCCCTGA
- the argF gene encoding ornithine carbamoyltransferase, with translation MKKDFLALSQFTKAELDAMFALCKELKAKTKNREEHHLLKGKTLAMIFEKSSTRTRISFEVGMYQLGGHPLFISSKDSQMGRGEPIKDTARVMARYCDGVMIRTFAQETVEEFAKYASIPIINGLTDLHHPCQIMADVFTVIEHKGSYDGLKFAWIGDGNNMANSWIEAAAIFGFDLTLACPEGYDPNPQVLAWAKANGSSKIVITRDPKEAAKDADVLNTDVWASMGQEEEQKIREKAFAGYQLNEELLDLAKGNAMVLHCLPAHRGEEISDEVIEGPHSAVWDEAENRLHVQKAIMATLMK, from the coding sequence ATGAAAAAAGACTTCCTGGCGCTGAGCCAGTTCACCAAGGCTGAACTTGATGCCATGTTTGCCCTGTGCAAGGAGCTCAAAGCAAAGACCAAGAACCGCGAGGAGCACCACCTCCTCAAGGGAAAGACGCTGGCCATGATCTTCGAAAAGTCCTCGACCCGCACCAGGATCTCTTTCGAGGTCGGCATGTACCAGTTGGGTGGGCACCCGCTCTTCATCTCCAGCAAGGACTCCCAGATGGGTCGCGGCGAGCCGATCAAGGACACCGCCCGCGTCATGGCGCGCTACTGCGACGGCGTCATGATCCGCACCTTCGCCCAGGAAACCGTCGAGGAGTTCGCCAAGTACGCCTCCATCCCGATCATCAACGGCCTCACCGATTTGCACCACCCCTGCCAGATCATGGCCGACGTGTTCACCGTGATCGAGCACAAGGGTAGCTACGACGGGCTCAAGTTCGCCTGGATCGGCGACGGCAACAACATGGCCAACTCCTGGATCGAGGCCGCCGCCATCTTCGGCTTCGACCTGACCCTCGCCTGCCCGGAAGGGTACGATCCCAACCCGCAGGTACTCGCCTGGGCCAAGGCCAACGGCTCCTCCAAGATCGTGATCACCCGCGACCCCAAGGAGGCCGCCAAGGACGCCGACGTCTTGAACACCGACGTCTGGGCCAGCATGGGGCAGGAAGAGGAGCAGAAGATCCGCGAGAAGGCCTTCGCCGGTTACCAGCTGAACGAGGAACTGCTCGATCTCGCCAAGGGGAACGCCATGGTGCTGCACTGCCTGCCGGCGCACCGCGGCGAGGAGATCAGCGACGAGGTGATCGAAGGTCCCCACTCCGCCGTCTGGGACGAAGCCGAAAACCGCCTGCACGTGCAGAAGGCCATCATGGCCACACTGATGAAGTAG
- a CDS encoding acetylornithine transaminase — MNSSAWIEKADKYIMKTYGRYPLVPVKGEGCYLWDADGKRYLDFLAGVAVNNLGHCHPKVTAALAKQAAELIHCSNYYHIPTQIELAELLCNLSFANKAFFCNSGAEANEAAIKLARKYSREKYGLDRYEIITAISSFHGRTMATVSATGQEKVQKFFDPLLHGFRHIPFNDAQALRDAIGPGTCAVMLEPIQGEGGVVVPDASYFQEVRKICDENNLILIFDEVQVGMGRTGKMFAHEHFGITPDIMTLAKALAGGAPIGTMLATDKLAESFTPGTHGSTFGGNPLVTAAAVATVRAIQEEGILNHTEEIGEYLMGELEALGKKFPTLITEVRGIGLMIGVELAIPGGDIVKTALSRGLLLNCAQEKVLRFVPPLIVGKKEVDEMIATLTEILAEL, encoded by the coding sequence ATGAATTCATCTGCCTGGATAGAAAAGGCTGACAAATACATCATGAAGACGTACGGCAGGTACCCGCTGGTGCCGGTGAAGGGCGAGGGGTGCTACCTCTGGGACGCGGACGGCAAACGCTACCTCGACTTCCTGGCCGGGGTCGCCGTCAACAACCTGGGTCACTGCCACCCGAAGGTCACGGCGGCACTCGCCAAACAGGCGGCGGAACTGATCCACTGCTCGAACTACTACCACATCCCGACCCAGATCGAACTGGCCGAGCTTTTGTGCAACCTCTCCTTCGCCAACAAGGCCTTCTTCTGCAACTCTGGCGCCGAGGCAAACGAGGCGGCCATCAAGCTGGCGAGGAAGTACAGCCGCGAGAAATACGGCCTTGACCGCTACGAGATCATCACCGCCATCTCCTCGTTCCACGGCCGCACCATGGCGACCGTTTCGGCCACCGGCCAGGAGAAGGTGCAGAAGTTCTTCGATCCGCTCCTGCACGGCTTCCGCCACATCCCCTTCAACGACGCCCAGGCCCTCAGGGATGCCATCGGGCCGGGCACCTGCGCCGTCATGCTGGAGCCGATCCAGGGCGAGGGGGGCGTGGTCGTCCCCGATGCTTCCTACTTCCAGGAAGTGCGCAAGATCTGCGACGAGAACAACCTGATCCTCATCTTCGACGAGGTCCAGGTAGGGATGGGGCGCACCGGCAAGATGTTCGCCCACGAGCACTTCGGCATCACCCCGGACATCATGACCCTCGCCAAGGCGCTGGCCGGCGGAGCCCCGATCGGCACCATGCTCGCCACCGACAAACTGGCGGAATCCTTCACCCCGGGCACCCACGGTTCCACCTTCGGCGGCAACCCTCTGGTGACCGCGGCCGCGGTGGCCACGGTACGCGCCATCCAGGAAGAAGGGATCCTGAACCACACCGAGGAAATCGGCGAGTACCTGATGGGCGAACTGGAGGCGCTGGGCAAGAAGTTCCCCACCCTGATCACCGAGGTGCGCGGCATCGGCCTCATGATCGGCGTGGAGCTGGCCATCCCCGGCGGCGACATCGTCAAGACCGCCCTCTCCCGCGGGCTGCTCTTAAACTGCGCCCAGGAGAAGGTGCTCCGCTTCGTCCCGCCGCTCATCGTCGGGAAGAAGGAAGTGGACGAGATGATCGCCACGCTGACGGAGATCTTGGCCGAACTGTAA
- the alaS gene encoding alanine--tRNA ligase — translation MTGKEIRAQFFNFFQKKGHTLVESSNLIPKNDPTLLFTNAGMNQFKDVFLGLEKRDYNRAVSSQKCVRAGGKHNDLENVGRTARHHTFFEMLGNFSFGDYFKKEAIAFAWEFLTVDLGLSKDRLYVTVYNDDDEAADIWHTQEGVPRERIYRFGEKDNFWAMGDTGPCGPCSEIFWDNGPGTGCGSPDCAVGCDCDRYMEIWNNVFMQFNRDKDGTLTPLPKPSVDTGMGLERISAVMQGVTSNYDTDLIQGIIRHIETICGKKYRADEKDDVSMRVIADHSRATTFLICDGVLPSNEGRGYVLRRIMRRAARHAKMLGVSEPMLYKVVDAVNMMMGDAYPELLEREHYVKKVIKAEEERFIETLDRGLAILNEETAALKGKGETVLSGEVIFKLYDTYGFPVDLTADIVEAEGLTLDEDGFALCMEKQRVKARENWKGSGEQGLAAIYKELHGSGITSEFVGYAEQTAYSTVSAIVKGGVLVEEANAGDEVEIVTAKTPFYGESGGQAGDTGTISTGAAHVEVESTSRPFTDLIVHRGKVVSGNIRNGEAVDLKVASANRSATARNHTATHLLQAALREVLGDHVKQAGSLVTPDRLRFDFTHFSPMTAEEIRRVEVLVNGHIMQNDSVDAREMPAAEALAAGATALFGEKYGDVVRVVRVGDVSSELCGGTHVHGAGEIGFFKIISEAGIAAGVRRIEAQTGHGALAVVHQMEDEQRSIATLLKAEGVSTLDRVEKLLAGQRELQKELDALQAKVNASKSADLIQQVREQNGVKILAVKVDGDAKGLRELSDTLKDRIGSGIIVLGAGDAVKANLLVAVTSDLTSRWKAGDIIKAIAPIVGGNGGGKPELAQAGGTKPENLAEALEAVYRIVG, via the coding sequence ATGACAGGCAAAGAGATCAGGGCGCAGTTCTTCAACTTCTTTCAAAAAAAGGGTCACACCCTGGTGGAGAGCTCGAACCTCATCCCGAAAAACGACCCGACCCTGCTGTTCACCAACGCGGGCATGAACCAGTTCAAGGACGTGTTCCTGGGCCTTGAGAAACGCGACTACAACAGGGCCGTCTCCTCGCAGAAATGCGTTCGCGCCGGCGGTAAGCACAACGACCTCGAGAACGTGGGCCGCACCGCGCGCCACCACACCTTCTTCGAAATGCTCGGCAACTTCTCCTTCGGGGACTACTTCAAGAAGGAAGCCATCGCTTTCGCCTGGGAATTCCTCACCGTCGACCTCGGCCTCTCCAAGGACCGCCTCTACGTGACGGTCTACAACGACGACGACGAAGCGGCCGACATCTGGCACACCCAGGAAGGGGTGCCCCGCGAGCGCATCTACCGCTTCGGCGAGAAGGACAACTTCTGGGCCATGGGCGACACCGGCCCCTGCGGCCCCTGCTCCGAGATCTTCTGGGACAACGGCCCCGGCACCGGCTGCGGCTCCCCGGACTGCGCCGTCGGCTGCGACTGCGACCGCTACATGGAGATCTGGAACAACGTCTTCATGCAGTTCAACCGCGACAAGGACGGCACCCTGACGCCGCTTCCGAAACCCTCCGTCGACACCGGCATGGGCCTGGAGCGCATCTCCGCCGTCATGCAGGGCGTCACCTCCAACTACGACACCGACCTCATCCAGGGGATCATCCGCCACATCGAGACGATCTGCGGCAAGAAGTACCGCGCCGACGAGAAGGACGACGTCTCCATGCGCGTCATCGCAGACCACTCCCGCGCCACCACCTTCCTGATCTGCGACGGCGTGCTCCCCTCCAACGAGGGTCGCGGCTACGTGCTGCGCCGCATCATGCGCCGCGCCGCCCGCCACGCGAAGATGCTGGGCGTGTCCGAGCCGATGCTCTACAAGGTTGTCGACGCCGTCAACATGATGATGGGCGACGCCTACCCGGAACTGCTCGAGCGCGAGCACTACGTGAAGAAGGTGATCAAGGCGGAGGAGGAGCGCTTCATCGAAACCCTGGACCGCGGCCTGGCCATCCTCAATGAGGAGACCGCTGCGCTCAAGGGCAAGGGTGAAACCGTGCTCTCCGGCGAAGTGATCTTCAAGCTCTACGACACCTACGGCTTCCCGGTCGACCTCACCGCCGACATCGTCGAAGCGGAAGGGCTCACCCTGGACGAGGACGGCTTTGCACTGTGCATGGAGAAGCAGCGCGTCAAGGCGAGGGAGAACTGGAAAGGCTCCGGCGAGCAGGGGCTCGCCGCCATCTACAAGGAACTGCACGGCTCCGGCATCACCAGTGAGTTCGTGGGCTACGCCGAGCAGACCGCCTACTCGACCGTGAGCGCCATTGTGAAGGGAGGCGTGCTGGTCGAAGAGGCCAACGCCGGGGACGAGGTCGAAATCGTCACAGCCAAGACCCCCTTCTACGGCGAGTCCGGCGGCCAGGCTGGCGACACCGGCACCATCTCCACCGGCGCGGCACACGTGGAAGTGGAAAGCACCAGCCGCCCGTTCACCGACCTCATCGTGCACCGCGGCAAGGTGGTTTCCGGCAACATCCGTAACGGCGAGGCCGTCGACCTGAAGGTCGCCTCGGCGAACCGCTCCGCGACCGCCAGGAACCATACCGCGACCCACCTGTTGCAGGCGGCGCTGCGCGAGGTGCTGGGTGACCACGTCAAGCAGGCCGGCTCCCTGGTCACCCCGGACCGCCTGCGCTTCGACTTCACCCACTTCAGCCCGATGACCGCAGAGGAGATCCGCAGGGTCGAGGTCCTGGTCAACGGCCACATCATGCAGAACGACTCCGTCGACGCCCGCGAGATGCCGGCTGCCGAGGCCCTGGCCGCAGGCGCCACCGCCCTCTTCGGCGAGAAGTACGGCGACGTCGTACGCGTGGTGCGCGTGGGCGATGTCTCTTCCGAACTCTGCGGCGGCACCCACGTACACGGCGCCGGCGAGATCGGCTTCTTCAAGATCATCTCCGAGGCGGGCATCGCCGCGGGGGTCAGGCGCATCGAGGCCCAGACCGGGCACGGCGCCCTGGCCGTGGTGCACCAGATGGAAGACGAGCAGCGCAGCATCGCGACGCTCCTGAAGGCCGAAGGTGTCAGCACCCTGGATCGCGTGGAGAAACTTCTGGCCGGCCAGCGCGAGCTGCAGAAGGAGCTCGATGCGCTGCAGGCGAAGGTTAATGCCTCCAAGTCCGCCGACCTCATCCAGCAGGTGCGCGAACAAAACGGCGTCAAGATCCTCGCAGTCAAAGTCGACGGCGACGCCAAGGGGCTGCGCGAACTCTCCGACACCTTGAAGGACCGCATCGGCTCGGGCATCATCGTCCTGGGCGCCGGAGACGCCGTCAAGGCGAACCTGCTGGTCGCGGTCACCTCCGACCTCACCTCGCGCTGGAAGGCAGGCGACATCATCAAGGCCATCGCCCCCATCGTCGGCGGCAACGGCGGCGGCAAGCCGGAGCTGGCCCAAGCGGGCGGCACCAAGCCAGAGAACCTCGCCGAGGCACTCGAGGCGGTGTACCGCATCGTAGGGTAG